Part of the Triticum urartu cultivar G1812 chromosome 2, Tu2.1, whole genome shotgun sequence genome, agagaaaccactagtgaaacctatggcccccgggtctattctcatcatatcaaactccatcactttaatcttgctttgcttttttactttgccttttacttttcactttgcatctccataccaaaaataccaaaaatattatatctatcagatctcactctcgtaagtgaccgtgaagggattgacaacccctaatcgcattggttgcgagtagctatcgttttgtgcaggtacgagggacttgagtgtggcctcctcctggattgataccttggttctcaaaaactaagggaaatacttacgctactctgctgcatcatcctttcctcttcggggaaatccaacgcaagcccAAGAGGTAGCAGCATAGCGCGCCTGACGCGAGCGAGCAGAGCGCGCCTGAGGCGAGCGAGCGGAGCAAGCCTGAGACAACGGCCCCAGCGCGTCGGAGACGGGTGTGGCTACCGTGGCAGCTCCAGGCGGATAAGAGCGTCGGAGACGGACGGCGCTATACAGCTCCGGTCTTACCGCCAGCCACGGCCGGGCGTGGCGCAGCGCGCCTGACGCGAGCGAGCAGAGCGCGCCTAAGGCGAGCGAGCGGAGCACGCGTGAGACAACGGCCCCAGCACATCGGAGACGGGTGTGGCTACCGTGGCAGCTCCAGGCGGAGAAGAGCGTCGGAGACGAACGGCTCTATACAGCTCTGGTCTTGCCGCCGGCCACGGCCCTGAACGGCAGATTTTACCTGGTCAGAATCCTCCCTCTCAGTGGAATGAGTGGCTgtgagcagcagcagcagaccaGTGGTACACTGGGATAAGGCAAAGAACAATTATTTTCAGCAACCCGGCCCCATTAATCACCAAATCCTGCCGCCAGCGGTGCCACGTCATCGATCCCACTCTTAAAACGGGCTTAAGGGCTGTGACGACCGGGATTTGAGAGGTGGGGGTGTGGATTTCAGGGATTAGGAGTTGGGGGTTCGATTCCGACGGGTCGTACAAAGACAGGGTTTGTTTCATACTTCACTCCGAGATGGACGAAGGGTGGGGCAAGATGTGGTCGCTTGGCAGGAAAATGAACACATTAGGAGTATAGACAAAAGACATAGATGGCATTAGGAAAGTTAGGATTTAGAATTAATTGTCATGAAATTGAATTTTATTGATTGATAACGTGCTATCTTTTCTTGCCCGTTTGTAACATGTCTAGTTTGGAAATTCTAAAAAGATTAGGAAAGTTTTTATTGTGATGGTAAAAAACCAACACAGGGAGATATGATGATGGGATGTAAGACGAAAAAAACCAACGAAAATAAACCGTGGATACTATTCATCAACTGCTTCATTAGGAATAGAGATGACATTGCTAAGACagaaccattgtacatgcccttagaAGAGGTAGAAAGCctgagaaggaagaaagaagGACGAAGGACGACCCGTTGGATCTCTTAATCTAGTGGCCAGAAAATCGacttagggcatgtacaatggttgataagatagtcttatcttaagtttTGCATGTAAATTAGAGATGATAAAAAAAACATGTCTATAATGAGTcatctcttagccttatcttcaataattAGTTGTTCCTAAAAACATATTGAGACAAATAAGATAAGACAAGCCTTCTCTTATGATTTCTCTCTCCTCtacctcatcatttatcctacgtgGCACTGTTAAGATagaaccattgtacatgcccttataCAAAATAAATTTTGAGAAGACTTACATAAATGTCACTTCCCATAAAATATTTTTCGAACCACTTCCGATAAATTTACATGGCTACCAAGCAAAACCGTTGTTTCATGGTTCTTCTCCTTCACCACACAAGCTCCCCACCAAACCAGGCACCTCCGCCTTGTGCCCTAATATAGCCATCTCTTCTTCCAGGCAGGAGACCGGGTCTCCCTCGCAACCACCACCTCACGCGCGCGCACAGGCCGCCTCTTCCCACCATATCCCTCCCCTTACCGCGCCCATACATTTTTTGCAAACCATCGCCATGGACGAGCACACAGGTGTGGCGCCGTCCAGTTGAAGGATCCCAGCCATGCGCGCAACGGGTGCAAGAAAGAAAGCAGCGTGAAAGAAAAGAGAGGAGCTAGGAGAACATGTCGAAGGCGCCCAGGAACCCCGGCGGCGGGTCGGCGGGCGCGCCCAAGTCGTCGTCCGGGCAGCCGGTGAAGTTCGCGCGCCGGACGCCCAGCGGGCGGTATCTCAGCCTGTCGCGCGAGGACATAGACATGGAGGGCGAGATGGGGCCGGACTACGCCAACTACACGGTGCACATCCCGCCCACCCCGGACAACCAGCCCATGAAGGACGGCGCGGAGCCGACAGCCGTGGCGATGAAGGCCGAGGAGCAGTACGTGTCCAACTCGCTCTTCACCGGCGGGTTCAACAGCGTGACCCGCGCCCACCTCATGGACAGGGTCATCGACTCCGACGTGAAGCACCCGCAGATGGCCGGGGCCAAGGCCACCCGCTGCGCCATGCCGGCCTGCGACGGCAAGGTCATGCGCAACGAGCGCGGCGAGGAGATCGACCCCTGCGAGTGTAGGTTCAAGATCTGCCGTGACTGCTACCTGGACGCGCAGAAGGACGGCTGTCTCTGCCCGGGGTGCAAGGAGCACTACAAGATCGGCGACTACGCCGACGACGACCCGCATGACGTGTCGTCGGGGAAGTCCCTGCTCGCCCGGAACCAGAACGGGGAGTTCGACCACAACCGGTGGCTCTTCGAGAGCTCCGGCACCTACGGCTATGGCAACGCGTTCATGCCCAAGGGCGGCATGTACGAGGATGACCTAGACGAGGACGGCGTAGGCGGCGACGGTGGCATGCAAGACATGAACCAGAAGCCGTTCAAGCCGCTGACGCGCAAGATACCGATGCCGACGTCCATCATCAGCCCGTACCGGATCTTCATCGTCATCCGGTTCTTCGTGCTCATCTTCTACCTCACGTGGCGTATCCGCAACCCCAACATGGAGGCGCTCTGGCTGTGGGGCATGTCCATCGTCTGCGAGCTCTGGTTCGCCTTCTCCTGGCTCCTCGACATGCTCCCCAAGGTGAACCCCATCAACCGCAGCACCGACCTCGCCGTGCTCAAGGAGAAGTTCGAGACGCCCTCGCCGTCCAACCCGCACGGCAGGTCCGACCTGCCGGGCCTCGACGTCTTCGTCTCCACCGCCGACCCGGAGAAGGAGCCCGTGCTCACCACCGCTAACACCATCCTCTCCATCCTCGCCGTGGACTACCCCGTGGAGAAGCTGGCATGCTACGTGTCCGACGACGGCGGCGCGCTGCTCACCTTCGAGGCCATGGCGGAGGCCGCCAGCTTCGCCAACATATGGGTGCCGTTCTGCAAGAAGCACGACATCGAGCCCCGCAACCCGGACAGCTACTTCGCCCTCAAGGGAGACCCCACCAAGGGCAAGCGGCGCTCCGACTTCGTCAAGGACCGCCGCAAGGTGAAGCGGGAATACGATGAGTTCAAGGTGCGGATCAACGGCCTCCCGGACTCCATCCGCCGCCGCTCCGACGCCTTCAACGCCCGCGAGGACATGAAGATGCTCAAGCACCTCCGCGAGACCGGCGCCGACCCGTCGGAGCAGCCCAAGGTCAAAAAGGCCACCTGGATGGCCGACGGCACGCATTGGCCGGGCACATGGGCCGTCTCCTCGCCTGACCATGCCAAGGGCAACCACGCCGGCATCCTACAGGTACTCACTCAATCATCACGCCGGAACTTTGCCTAGCTAGTTGTTCTCACGCATGCATCAAACAAACATCGACATGCATGACATGGCAGGTGATGCTGAGGCCGCCGTCGCCGGACCCGCTGTACGGCATGCACGACGAGGACCAGCTGATCGACTACAGCGACGTGGACACCCGGCTGCCGATGCTGGTGTACATGTCGCGGGAGAAGCGGCCGGGCTACGACCACAACAAGAAGGCAGGCGCCATGAACGCCCTGGTGCGATGCTCCGCCGTCATGTCCAACGCGCCCTTCATCCTCAACTTCGACTGCGACCACTACATCAACAACAATCAGGCCGTCCGCGAGGCCATGTGCTTCATGA contains:
- the LOC125535801 gene encoding cellulose synthase-like protein D3 yields the protein MSKAPRNPGGGSAGAPKSSSGQPVKFARRTPSGRYLSLSREDIDMEGEMGPDYANYTVHIPPTPDNQPMKDGAEPTAVAMKAEEQYVSNSLFTGGFNSVTRAHLMDRVIDSDVKHPQMAGAKATRCAMPACDGKVMRNERGEEIDPCECRFKICRDCYLDAQKDGCLCPGCKEHYKIGDYADDDPHDVSSGKSLLARNQNGEFDHNRWLFESSGTYGYGNAFMPKGGMYEDDLDEDGVGGDGGMQDMNQKPFKPLTRKIPMPTSIISPYRIFIVIRFFVLIFYLTWRIRNPNMEALWLWGMSIVCELWFAFSWLLDMLPKVNPINRSTDLAVLKEKFETPSPSNPHGRSDLPGLDVFVSTADPEKEPVLTTANTILSILAVDYPVEKLACYVSDDGGALLTFEAMAEAASFANIWVPFCKKHDIEPRNPDSYFALKGDPTKGKRRSDFVKDRRKVKREYDEFKVRINGLPDSIRRRSDAFNAREDMKMLKHLRETGADPSEQPKVKKATWMADGTHWPGTWAVSSPDHAKGNHAGILQVMLRPPSPDPLYGMHDEDQLIDYSDVDTRLPMLVYMSREKRPGYDHNKKAGAMNALVRCSAVMSNAPFILNFDCDHYINNNQAVREAMCFMMDRGGERICFIQFPQRFEGIDPSDRYANHNTVFFDGNMRALDGLQGPMYVGTGCMFRRFALYGFDPPRTAEYTGWLFKKKKVTNFKDPDSDTQQLKAEDFDAELTAQLVPRRFGNSSAMLASIPIAEFQARPIADHPAVLHGRPPGTLTVPRPPLDPPTVAEAVSVISCWYEDKTEWGDRVGWIYGSVTEDVVTGYRMHNRGWRSVYWISKRDAFLGTAPINMTDRLHQVLRWATGSVEIFFSRNNAFLASRKLMFLQRVAYLNVGIYPFTSIFLLTYCFIPALSLFSGFFIVQTLNVAFLFYLLTITITLIALGILEVKWSGIELEDWWRNEQFWLISGISAHLYAVVQGLLKVMAGIEISFTLTAKAAADDNEDIYADLYVVKWSSLLIPPITIGMLNIIAIAFAFARTIYSENPRWGKFIGGGFFSFWVLAHLNPFAKGLMGRRGKTPTIIFVWSGLISITISLLWVALSPPEANSTGGARSGGFQFP